The Gigantopelta aegis isolate Gae_Host unplaced genomic scaffold, Gae_host_genome ctg1970_pilon_pilon, whole genome shotgun sequence region AGTAATTGACATCAACCCTAATTAGTTGTACTGTAATGTACAAGTAAAAAGATCCTGCATTGTGGCAACTGaaaactattattaatattaattgtggGCAAGCCTGAGTGAGCCACATTTGAAGATGTTATGTGCattatcatatatcatatactGTATTATGTCTAATTCTCAGGTGACAATTAGCAGGTACTAGTACTGGAGAAAGTAATAAGAAATGAAgcagaataaaatattattaaccattgcatgattaattaatctacataaatacaattattataaataataataatatattatttttattatcacatGATTATTGTTAAATACTTGTAGCTATGAATTCAACAATGTTAAGTATACGCCCATAACTTGTCACACCACTAAGCGTCTTTAACAGTTGGGCGTGACAAAGGTGAAGCaatcttttgtttcttttcaatCTTTTGACGATGTCTTTGCAGAGAACTTTGTCATTGATAGCAAGAAATATACCAGTAGTATCACGTCTATCCTACAGTACTATTAATGGAGGACGTCTCGAGAAAAGATGGTATAGCACTAACACTGGTAATCCACGTATATTGATCACTGGAGGTTTGGGACAACTTGGTAGTGGACTAGCTCGTGTAATGAGGTACATGCTTACTGCAGTGACtaaggatagctaccattaataagctctagactagtgaataTTCTTCAATGATATATTGTTAGTAAACTCTTTATTACAGATCACGTTATGGTAACGATAATGTAATATTGTCAGACATCAAGAAACCTACAGAAGCCATATTGTCTGAAGGTAAATAACACATATGAATCTTAGGATCCTTGAACATGTTAGTAATATATTACTTTTTGTATATTGTAACAAGTAGGAAATTAAAAGGAAATGTAATTACCAAAATCATCATTATCGTAATTATTAACTAACTGTAGGGAAATGGGCAGTTATCACATTGTTGTCTATGCATCTAACATTTCATTTATctttccattcatttattcattttcataGGTCCTTATTTATATGCTGATGTACTAGATCTAAAGCACTTACATTCTATTGTCGTCAATTATGGTATTGATTGGGTCGTCCATTTCTCTGCCCTACTTTCAGCCGTAGGAGAGGCTAACCCACCCAAAGCTCTCCaggtttaaattattatttggccATTTTTGTATTGCAAGCATTTAGTGACTAGGAAACAATAGTTGTTCTTGTAGAAACATATGTAACTATTGTAGTTGGTTGTAGtctatttatattaatattgtatcatgactttttttaatgttgaatagTATTGTTACTTATCTTGTAGGTCAATGTGATGGTTTTTCATAATATTGTACAACTTTGTAGTTCTCATAATTTACGTCTTTTCTGTCCGAGTACTATTGGAGCTTTTGGACCTGATTCTCCAAAGATGTTGTGTCCTGATTTGACAATAATGAGACCTAAAACTGTATATGGTGTCTCTAAAGTACATATGGAATTACTTGGAGAGGTAAGATAATGgtaatataatagtataatatagGTTTTTGTTATTGGTGTAATAGTATAATGGAGGTTGTTATGGGACATTGTGCTAATGGAGGTGGTTATTTGGCTTTTATAGGTTGTTATTTATATTAGTGGTTATAGTCAATCTGGACTTGATTTTTCGAGGTTTTACGGTTCCCTGGTGTCATGGAGCTGAAACTGGAACCGGGGGGAGGGATGGTATAACTGGTAGTTATACAATCTATCCATAGTAGATGTGCTTATCTCTCCATCTATATCTATTATATCTACTCATCTCTCCATCATCTCTCTAGCTAAACTGAACCGGGGGGAGGGACTACTCATCTCTCTATCATACTGATCTCTCCATCATCTCTCTATCTACATCTATCTCATCTCTCCATCATCTCTCTATCTACTCGTCTACTCATCTCTCTATCTACTGATACTCTCTCTATCATCTCTCTATCTACATCTACTCATCTCTCCAtcatctctctatctctcatctACTACTCATCATCTTTCTATCTAttctatataaacaaaatgatcCATTTATTTCATAGATTATGCTGTCCATATTTTCCATGATGTTGCTAAAACTGGACGCTATTCTTGTTTTCTGAAAAAGGATACTCGTCTTCCAATGATCTATCTTGATGATTGCCTTGATGCTGTTGTCAAATTTATGGAGACACCAGCTGAGAAACTTAGTCTCAGAACATATAACGTTGCAGCAATTAGCTTCACTCCTGAGGAATTAGTTGAAGAAATGAGACGATTTTATCCAGACATGATAGTGGAATATAATCCTGACCCAAAGAAACAGAGCATAGGTTAATAATAATCGTACAACTGTCCTGTCTCTATATTGTACTAGTACCTGGTTATATTGTCACAGCATAGGTTATAATAATTGTACAGCTGTCCTGTCTCTATATTGTACTAGTACCTGCTTATATTGTCACAGCATaggttaataataattgtacagTGTACAGCTGTCCTGTCTCTATATTGTACTAGTACCTGGTTATATTGTCACATTATATAAATAAGCAATAGAGAAAAAGAACTAAAATTAATAGATAGGATTTGAACTTATAACTCTTTGCATGTGACTCTGATATCTTCACTCTACCAATTGAACTAGCAGGTAGACACAATGTTATGTCTTTGACAGTTGTCATAAGAAAAGAAATTATGTCTTTTGTATTTTATGTGAATTGAGCAATCTAGGATATAATTGCTCTATTAACTAAGGGGTCTACTCAATGTCTCTATTACAATGGTTGGTATATATCTCTATTATACatccattaaatatattatatattcattacttaaaacatatgtatgtgtgtgtgtgtccattcAATTACATTATACATCCATTGCTAATTTGTTCATCCATTTAGCTGACTCTTGGCCTGAGGTAATGGATGACAGTCGAGCGCGATCAGATTGGGGTTGGCAACCCACACACGATCTCCATAAAATGACAGAAGTTATGGTCAagaaaataactaaacaagCGTCATAGTTTTAGAGTTACTATAATATAGTGAAAAAGATGTATTATTGTAGCAACActatttatatagtaatagttattttgttcattacaATAATTGTATGAAGTTAAGAATAGTTATTTCAAAGTTATTCTTATGGTGATTGTCACATTGCTCCACCTTGAGGTGGGAGAAGTTTTGCTATCCATTCTTGTACATCATTCAATtcctataaaaataattgagaCACATAACACTCAttctcctttctttctttctttttctctttctaaCCTGATCCCCTGCACTATGTCCTAATCGAGCATATGTTTTAAACTGATGATTTTTGGGGTTAATAGATTTAAGAAACTCAGCAGTCATTTGTCCATGAGAATATGAAACAACTTGATCAGCTTCACCTTATAAATAAGAGAAATGTTTAAAGATAAATTACATCAAAACACAACACTGTTAATATTatgaaattattataatgtttattaatagAAAACATTACCAatcaaaaaaacccaactaattaCAATGAGTGTATCAGGTGCTCATAGCTTCATGAAGGAGGAAGAAGAGAACTATTAAGTAATAACTGTAGGTCATATATGTACCATGTCACTAGCAATGTGTTCTGATGTaggtcatacatgtacatatatcatattgctagtacatgtacatgtaccatgtcACTATTACATGAAGCAATGGGTTCTGATGTaggtcatacatgtacatatatcatattgctagtacatgtacatgtaccatgtcACTAGTACATGAAGCAATGGGTTCTGATGTaggtcatacatgtacatatatcatattgctagtacatgtacatgtaccatgtcACTAGTACATGAAGCAATGGGTTCTGATGTaggtcatacatgtacatatatcatattgctagtacatgtacatgtaccatgtcACTAGTACATGAAGCAATGGGTTCTGATGTaggtcatacatgtacatatatcatattgctagtacatgtacatgtaccatgtcACTAGTACATGAAGCAATGGGTTCTGATGTaggtcatacatgtacatatatcatattgctagtacatgtacatgtaccatgtcACTAGTACATGAAGCAATGGGTTCTGATGtaggttatacatgtacatatatcatattgctagtacatgtacatgtaccatgtcACTATTACATGAAGCAATGGGTTCTGATGtaggttatacatgtacatataatctGTTTCAGTAGCCACACTTATTACTGTAACCCACACACATCATGTACAAGTGTAAAAAGGTTGTAgaaatactaaattaaaattat contains the following coding sequences:
- the LOC121391230 gene encoding L-threonine 3-dehydrogenase, mitochondrial-like, yielding MSLQRTLSLIARNIPVVSRLSYSTINGGRLEKRWYSTNTGNPRILITGGLGQLGSGLARVMRSRYGNDNVILSDIKKPTEAILSEGPYLYADVLDLKHLHSIVVNYGIDWVVHFSALLSAVGEANPPKALQVNVMVFHNIVQLCSSHNLRLFCPSTIGAFGPDSPKMLCPDLTIMRPKTVYGVSKVHMELLGEDTRLPMIYLDDCLDAVVKFMETPAEKLSLRTYNVAAISFTPEELVEEMRRFYPDMIVEYNPDPKKQSIG